One Triticum dicoccoides isolate Atlit2015 ecotype Zavitan chromosome 4B, WEW_v2.0, whole genome shotgun sequence genomic window carries:
- the LOC119291566 gene encoding uncharacterized protein LOC119291566, whose amino-acid sequence MEKDNHKEGEGATAWMTVPAFGDWDMKNGAMPDYSMDFSKIREMRKQNKKELSRASLGGDDDLLAHHKQQQHQQQPAKAPQPTKLGAPAKDHGPLHGRDHSPTGRKRFLSYFQCCIKA is encoded by the exons ATGGAGAAGGACAACCACAAGGAG ggggagggggcgaccgCGTGGATGACGGTGCCGGCGTTCGGGGACTGGGACATGAAGAACGGCGCCATGCCGGACTACTCCATGGACTTCTCCAAGATCCGGGAGATGCGCAAGCAGAACAAGAAGGAGCTCTCCCGCGCCAGCCTCGGCGGCGACGACGACCTCCTCGCCCACCACAAGCAgcagcagcaccagcagcagcCCGCCAAGGCTCCCCAGCCCACCAAGCTCGGCGCTCCGGCCAAAGACCACGGCCCGCTCCACGGCCGCGACCACTCGCCCACC GGAAGGAAGAGGTTCCTGAGCTATTTCCAGTGCTGTATCAAGGCCTGA